In the Alistipes provencensis genome, TTTTCCTGAGCGTATTGGGCCAGCACCTTGGCGGCCCGGCCCGTGGGCGCCAGCAGCACGGGTTTGATTCCCAAATCCTTAAGCGCTCCGACCAAAGCTCCGATAAGCGTCGTTTTTCCGGTGCCAGCATAGCCGTTCAGCACGAAAATCCTCGAAAAATCGTCGTCTGCAAGATATTCGGACAACTTTTCTATGATTTTTTTTTGTCCGGGAGTTGTTTCGAAACAAATTTTAGCGTAAATTTGGGTCGCGATATGTGTGCTGAGCATGCGTCGGTTTTTAATTGGTGCAAAATTAATAACAAATATTTATTTAAAATGAAAAAACTCTTTCAAATCATTCTTGCCGTAGCTATCGTAGGCCTGATCTACGTTATCTACGTCCAGATCTCCACCCCGATTCGTTTCGACGATGAAATGAAGGCGAAGAAGGCGCAGGTTATCGACCGCATCAAGGACATCCGCACCGCGCAGCGCGCCTTCAAGTCGAAGTACCAGCATTTCACCGGCAGCTTCGACTCGCTGACCGCCTTCGTACTTTCCGACACGCTCGAAATGGAGCGCAAGATCGTGGACGAGGACGACTCGGTGGCGATGGCCATGCTGAAGAAGTCGGGCAGGAAGAACATTGAGAAGTTCAAGGTAGCCGTGATCGACACCATTTTCGCCCCCAAGAAAGTGAGCCGTCAGGATGTCGAGAATCTCCGCTACATCCCCGGAACCGATAACAAGGCACAGTTCATCATGGAAGCCGGCGTTATCACCACCGAATCCAAGGTCGTGATCCCGGTCGTGGAGTGCCGCGCTCCCTACAAGATGTTCCTCGACACGATCAACTACCGTCAGGAGGTCATCAACCTGATCGACGACGAGGAGAACAACTTCAACCGCTATGCCGGTGTCAAGTTCGGCTCGATGGAATCCGGAAACAATGAGGCCGGTAACTGGGAGTAACACGCCGCAGGCAGGCAATACGGTGTCCATTCAGCGATCGTTGGATGGACACTCTTTTTCGGTCCCTGCACTGTCGGACGTACCCGCGGGCCACGATCCCGTGCAGGTAGAGCTGCTGCTGCCCCGCACGATGCTCGTCCCCGCGGAGCTGTTCGACGAGGAGCACGCCGCAGAGCTGCTTGCGGCGAACGGTATGCCCCCGGCGGCGGACGAATGCGCCGTATGCTGCGGCCGGGAGGAGGATTATGCGGCCGTCGCGGCGATAAACCGCGAAGCCCTGCGGCTGGTACAGGCGAAACTGGGCAACCGGGCCCGCTTCACCACCCCGCTGCTCCGCACGCCGCGCAATGCGACCAAAACCGTATGGATGTGCCGCCGCGCAGAGCTGCTATATATAAAGGTATACGACGGCGGATCCCTGCAACTGGCCGAGGTGGTGCCCGCGGAGACGGATGCCGACCTCGCCTACTTCTTCGAGCGGCTGAACGGCTGTTTCCCGCTGGCGGAGTTCGAGCTGCGTATCACGGGCGATGCTCCCAAAGCGGCGCGCAAACTGCTGGGAAAACGTTTCAAACAGGCGATATGCGAATAGTAAGCGGAAAATACAAGGGCCGGGCGATCAATCCGCCCCGGAACCTGCGGGCGCGGCCGACGACCGATTTCGCCAAAGAGAACCTCTTCAACGTGCTGGGCAACATGGTGGATTTCGAGGAGTGCGACGTGCTCGACCTCTTCGCCGGCACGGGGTCGATCAGCTATGAATTCGCGTCACGCGGGGCGCGGAGCGTCACCTCCGTGGAGATCAATGCCGTCCATTACAATTTCATCCGGCAGACTGCCGCGCAACTGGAGATCGAGAACCTATACCCGGTGAAAGCCAATGTGTTTCTCTACCTGAAAAGTTGTCCCAAACAGTTCGACCTCATTTTTTCGGACGCCCCCTACGATCTGGAGGGCAGCGAACAGGTCGTGAAACTGGTCCTCGAGGGAGACCTGCTTCGCCCGGGCGGCATTCTCGTCTTCGAACACTCGAAAAAAATGGATTTTTCGGCTTATCCCGAGTTCTGGCAATTAAGGAGTTACGGCAGCGTGCAATTTTCTTTCTTCAAAAAGCCGTAAAAGCATTTGCCGATTTAAAAAAATCCATTATCTTTGCACTCGCAATAACCGGAATGGTGCGTTAGTTCAGCTGGTTAGAATACGTGCCTGTCACGCACGGGGTCAGGGGTTCGAGTCCCCTACGCACCGCAGAGTTCAGTGGAACAAAACAGCAAAGCCTTGTAAACGAATCGTTTATAAGGCTTTCTTGTTTTTATACATACGCAAGAAAGAGTTGTTTAAAGCAGTTTGGCCGTGGCCTATTCGGTGTACTTTTCAGGCACCGGAGAAAGTACACCGAACAGAGCGTTAGTTCATTGATTTGCAACGTATTTCATCTTGACAGAAGATGTTTATAAAACTAACTTTGCAACGGTGAAAACAGCGCTATGGAAAGAACAACATTCGGTATGACGTTCTATATTCGTAGAACGAAATTAGACAAGACCGGTAAGGCTCCGGTCTTCATGCGAATTACGGTAAACGGACAACGGGCGGATGCGAGTATAAAATACCACATTCCGCTACGACTTTGGTGTACTGCAAAAGGACGGGCCGTAGAAAACAGCAAGGAAGGCAAGGAACTCAATCGCTTGTTGGATGCAATTTCTTTTAATATCACGCAGGTCAGAAGACAATTGGAGTCCGAAGGACAGGAGATATCAGCATCGGCCGTCCTACTCCGCTATCTGGGTAAGGATGCTCCTCAGCGACATTCATTAATAGAGGTATTTAAAGAGCATAATGAAAAATGCCGGGCGTTGTCCGGAATTGATTTTTCACCCACAACCGTCCAACGATACGACAGTCTTTTGCGTATTACACAAGAATTTTTAAACCGACAGGACGGGAAAACGGATTTTTATCTGGATGAGTTACCCGAACGGTTAGTAGAGGATTACGAATTCTACATGAAGATTCACCGGAAATGCGCTCATAATACAGTGATGAAGAATCTCAAAAACTTCAAAAAAATCATACGCATAGCCATGACAAACGGATGGTTGAAAAAAGATCCGTTCAGGGAAAAGCATATCCATATGGAAAAGGTCGAACGGGCTTTCTTGGAAAAACACGAATTCCTGCAGGTGTTGAATAAACAGATCGACATTCCACGGATTGGTCAGATTCGGGATATCTTCTGTTTCTGCTGCCTGACAGGATTAGCCTTTGCGGATGTACAACAATTGAAGCCGGAACATATTGTCAAGGATATCAACGGAATGGAATGGATTCGAAAGGCGCGGCAGAAAACCAAAAACATGTGTAACATTCCCTTGCTGGAGGAAGCTCGAAAGATTCTGAACCGCTACAAAGCACATCCCTATTGTCAGGCGCACAGCGTGCTTCTCCCCGTGTGCAGCAATCAGAAGATGAATATGTATCTGAAGGAACTGGCGGACATATGCGGTATCCAAAAACACCTGTCAACACACACTGCACGCCACACATTCGCAACGCTGACTCTCGCCAGCGGCGCCACAATCGACAATGTGGCCAAAATGCTCGGACGTACCAATACCAACATGACAAGACATTACGCACGCATTTTGGACTCTTCGATCATGAGGGACATGCAAATCGTAGCAAAAAATATCGCCATGTAGA is a window encoding:
- a CDS encoding site-specific integrase; the protein is MERTTFGMTFYIRRTKLDKTGKAPVFMRITVNGQRADASIKYHIPLRLWCTAKGRAVENSKEGKELNRLLDAISFNITQVRRQLESEGQEISASAVLLRYLGKDAPQRHSLIEVFKEHNEKCRALSGIDFSPTTVQRYDSLLRITQEFLNRQDGKTDFYLDELPERLVEDYEFYMKIHRKCAHNTVMKNLKNFKKIIRIAMTNGWLKKDPFREKHIHMEKVERAFLEKHEFLQVLNKQIDIPRIGQIRDIFCFCCLTGLAFADVQQLKPEHIVKDINGMEWIRKARQKTKNMCNIPLLEEARKILNRYKAHPYCQAHSVLLPVCSNQKMNMYLKELADICGIQKHLSTHTARHTFATLTLASGATIDNVAKMLGRTNTNMTRHYARILDSSIMRDMQIVAKNIAM
- a CDS encoding RsmD family RNA methyltransferase; this translates as MRIVSGKYKGRAINPPRNLRARPTTDFAKENLFNVLGNMVDFEECDVLDLFAGTGSISYEFASRGARSVTSVEINAVHYNFIRQTAAQLEIENLYPVKANVFLYLKSCPKQFDLIFSDAPYDLEGSEQVVKLVLEGDLLRPGGILVFEHSKKMDFSAYPEFWQLRSYGSVQFSFFKKP
- a CDS encoding DUF3822 family protein is translated as MSIQRSLDGHSFSVPALSDVPAGHDPVQVELLLPRTMLVPAELFDEEHAAELLAANGMPPAADECAVCCGREEDYAAVAAINREALRLVQAKLGNRARFTTPLLRTPRNATKTVWMCRRAELLYIKVYDGGSLQLAEVVPAETDADLAYFFERLNGCFPLAEFELRITGDAPKAARKLLGKRFKQAICE